CGGATAGCTCCCGAGCTCCCGGTGAACGGCGCCCGAGGGGGTGAGAGAGCTCGCGTAGAGCGAGAACGACGGGACGCTCCACGGCGCGGTCGAGAACGCCTCACGCCGGGCGATCCATTCGCGGACGGCCGATCCCCGGGTTCCGTCGAGCCGCGCGAGCGTCAGATGCGGCGAGAACCGTTTTTCGTCCGGAGCGACGGCGCCGTCGAGCCGCCGTTCGACCGCGTCGTGCAGCTCTTCGAGCGGCGCCGCGGGGGAGAGCGCGATCCAGAGCACTCTCGGGGACCGGAAGGAGGGGAAGACGCCGAATCCCCGGGCGGTGAGCTCGAAGGGCTCGAAGCTCACGGCCCGCAGGCGTTCGGCGATTCCGGCGACGGCCTCGACCGGGACCGAACCGAGGAATCGGAGCGTCACGTGGAGCTGGCCGGGACGCGTCCACTTCGCGCCGGCGAGGTCGCGGCAGATCGGCGCGAGCGACTCCCGGACCGGTTCGGGCGGGTCGATCGCGACGAAGAGTCGCGCGGCGGCGGCGTTCATCCGCGCCCGCGAGGGGGCGCCCCGCGGCGGGCACGCGGGGGAGCCCCGCGGCGGGGACGCGGGGGAGCCCCGCGCGGCGGACGCGGGGGAATTCCGCGCGGGGGAGGCGACGGCTTCGCGCGGGCCGCGGGCGGAGAAGCGGGGCGAGGCGGGCGCGCCGGGGAGGCGCCGCCGGGCGGCCCGTAGACCACGCGCGCGAGAAAAAGCCCGGACGGAGGAGCGGTCCAGCGCGCCGGCTCGCGGGAAGGGCGGGCGAGCAGCGCCGCGATCGAGTCGGGAGCGAGATTCCCCCGGCCGACCTCGACGAGCGTTCCGGTCATGCGGCGGATCATCTTCCAGAGGAAATGCGAGGCGGACACGCGGAGCAGGATCTTCGAGCCGCTCTCGTCGACCTCGCACCGTTCGACGCGCACGCGCGTGGACGTCTGCCCGGCGGGGTTCTCGCAGAACGAGGAGAAGTCGTGGTCGCCGGCGAAGAGCGCCGCGGCCCGGCGCATCGCCTCGACGTCGAGCGCGTCCCGGACCCACCAGACGAAGGGTTTCTCGAACGCGGTCCGCACCCGGGAGATGCGGTACTCGTATTCCCTCGAGATCGCGTCGTGGCGCGCGTGGAAGGACGGATCCACCTCTTCGGCGGAAAGGACGTTGACGTCGGAAGGAAGGGCGTCGTTGACGCCGTACTGGATCTCGAGACCGGCCAGCCGCTTCTCCGCGCGAAAATTGGCGACCTGCGCGAGCGCGTGCAC
Above is a window of Thermoanaerobaculia bacterium DNA encoding:
- the thpR gene encoding RNA 2',3'-cyclic phosphodiesterase translates to MNAAAARLFVAIDPPEPVRESLAPICRDLAGAKWTRPGQLHVTLRFLGSVPVEAVAGIAERLRAVSFEPFELTARGFGVFPSFRSPRVLWIALSPAAPLEELHDAVERRLDGAVAPDEKRFSPHLTLARLDGTRGSAVREWIARREAFSTAPWSVPSFSLYASSLTPSGAVHRELGSYPLGRANAAAE
- the truA gene encoding tRNA pseudouridine(38-40) synthase TruA; translation: MPNYKLTVEYDGTRYRGWQTQKNTDRTVAAVLERAASALFGEPIRMTGAGRTDAGVHALAQVANFRAEKRLAGLEIQYGVNDALPSDVNVLSAEEVDPSFHARHDAISREYEYRISRVRTAFEKPFVWWVRDALDVEAMRRAAALFAGDHDFSSFCENPAGQTSTRVRVERCEVDESGSKILLRVSASHFLWKMIRRMTGTLVEVGRGNLAPDSIAALLARPSREPARWTAPPSGLFLARVVYGPPGGASPARPPRPASPPAARAKPSPPPRGIPPRPPRGAPPRPRRGAPPRARRGAPPRGRG